A portion of the Lolium rigidum isolate FL_2022 chromosome 1, APGP_CSIRO_Lrig_0.1, whole genome shotgun sequence genome contains these proteins:
- the LOC124668625 gene encoding protein EXORDIUM-like 3 has product MPGPGGGVLLLLVLAAPLATAWRPWPPRDASGAIDPGFGASKKFEGSSDFVKLEYHMGPVLAAAITVHPIWYGAWPAEQKRTIRAFLRSLSDQKVPSPSVADWWRTVQLYTDQTTANVSATVALGQEKTDARMSRGASLSRMDIQSVVRDAVTARTRPLPVDAGGVYLVLTSTEVLVENFCGQVCGFHYFTFPSVVGYTLPYAWVGNSARRCPEVCAYPFAIPAYVPNRRPEAPPNGDAGVDGMVSVIAHELAEMASNPLANAWYAGGDPSFPTEIADLCEGIYGTGGGGAYTGQLLTDGRSGSSYNVNGVGGRRFLVQWVWDPYRSYCSGPNALDQH; this is encoded by the coding sequence ATGCCAGgccccggcggcggcgtcctcctgCTCCTCGTCCTCGCGGCGCCGCTTGCCACGGCGTGGCGGCCCTGGCCGCCGCGCGACGCCAGCGGCGCCATCGACCCGGGCTTCGGCGCGTCCAAGAAGTTCGAGGGGTCGTCGGACTTCGTCAAGCTGGAGTACCACATGGGCCcggtcctcgccgccgccatcaccgtCCACCCGATCTGGTACGGCGCCTGGCCCGCCGAGCAGAAGCGCACCATCCGCGCCTTCCTCCGCTCCCTCTCCGACCAGAAGGTCCCCTCGCCGTCCGTCGCCGACTGGTGGCGCACCGTGCAGCTCTACACGGACCAGACCACGGCCAACGTGTCGGCGACGGTGGCGCTGGGCCAGGAGAAGACCGACGCGCGCATGTCCCGCGGCGCGTCGCTGTCCCGGATGGACATCCAGTCCGTGGTGCGCGACGCGGTCACCGCGCGCACCCGGCCCCTCCCGGTCGACGCCGGCGGGGTTTACCTGGTGCTCACGTCCACGGAGGTGCTGGTGGAGAACTTCTGCGGGCAGGTGTGTGGATTCCACTACTTCACCTTCCCGTCCGTGGTCGGCTACACGCTCCCCTACGCGTGGGTCGGCAACTCGGCGCGCCGGTGCCCGGAGGTGTGCGCGTACCCGTTCGCCATCCCGGCGTACGTGCCGAACCGGAGGCCCGAGGCGCCGCCGAACGGGGACGCCGGCGTGGACGGCATGGTCAGCGTCATCGCGCACGAGCTGGCGGAGATGGCGTCCAACCCGCTGGCCAACGCGTGGTACGCCGGCGGGGACCCGTCGTTCCCCACCGAAATCGCGGATCTGTGCGAGGGGATCtacggcaccggcggcggcggcgcgtacaCCGGCCAGCTGCTCACCGACGGGCGGTCCGGCTCGTCGTACAACGTGAACGGCGTCGGGGGGCGCAGGTTCCTGGTGCAGTGGGTGTGGGACCCCTACCGCAGCTACTGCTCCGGCCCCAACGCGCTCGACCAGCACTAG